A region of the Bombus pyrosoma isolate SC7728 linkage group LG15, ASM1482585v1, whole genome shotgun sequence genome:
CTTTCTGCACACGCGCACACTCGCCCATCGGACGATTGGTCATTGGGAGccagagagagcgagagagagagagagcgagagagagagagaggacaTTACTGGAAGAAGCGTGCTCACGCGTCGCAGCCCTTTCCGAGAAGATTCGGTCCTCTTGCCTCAGGGCTGCAGTATGTTCTATGACTTTTTGATAAAGAATTCTTGGTATCATTAAATAGCATTTTGTACTATCGACGAGGGTGAAATTGTGGTTTCGGTCACTTAGGAAGTAAACTGATTGATTACACCGGTTTGATTGTCTTGAATTTGTTAATTAGTTGGGTACATTTTAGTTGGGTGCTGTGTTCCACGTTGAATCTTTAGGTAAATCAGTGTTGAAACGTGATAATTATTTGTGTAAACGACAAAAGCTTCGTAGAATTCGGTTACTTTCTCGTTGTAGGGTACCGTATTTGTTTCTGGAGAGAGACGAGCAAGGTGTATTTAGAAATCGAATATTCAGGGTCAATGATATTCACGGGGGATCGCTGGTGCTGAGAACTCGGTTGTAATGGTTTCTCATAGCGTTGTCTCAAAAtttcttctataaatataCCACACAATGGAGTTACTTTCTCACAGAATGTTATTATAAACCTGTTTGTATTTTAGAATAATCacctatattttaaaatattgaaatttagttttgaatataattacCACTTCCATATAGTAGTTCATAAAATAACTTCCTGAGAAGCTTGCCCgagaaaatcataaaatttcacgagTGATACTTTTTGAAAGTCGGGGTACATGCAAGGATCGAGAAGACGGAGCATCGAGCGATAACCGCCGCGATTTCGCTTTCAACAAACCGTATAATATCTCGCATTATGTAGAAGATACTTCAATCTCACGCCTTCGCAACTTTCCTCGCAGCGACCTCCTATTCAGCGAATCATACGCACCTAGTTCGCgaattcttttctccttctttatTCTACctattcaaaatttcatcgttcTATTTCGCTTCGGTGTACGAAAGAATCTCGATGGATTTTTTCTCTATGCCCGTAAGTTATCATCAAGTCTCGCATTGCTGGGTAGATTTGTCCACCTGTTCAGCATCttattcgttaaaatcgaATATCAGTAGCGACGCGACAGGTTCGGGTAGACTGTTTGAAATTAATGTATTCCTGCGACAGTCGCGCGTAACGTTTAACGGTTTTTCATGGAATGTCCGTAGTGCGTGGACGAGTTGGGACTGCGCCAAACCTCGTCAAGGAGAACAACCGGCCGCGCCTCGACGTGACCCCGAAGACGCctagaaaaatgtattgagaaggaaaaagatgaGAGGGCAAAGGCGTCGTTTCCGATCGACACGAACACGGGATTGGATCGCCGCTACTTTCTCCGCGAACGGACTTCCTTGATTCAAATTCCTTAATTCCACGCTACCTTTATTTATGACTTAATTCTGCGAAGAGTTTTTTTTATCTTGCCTTTTaatagaaagtaatttaaagaagatattaatatgGTGACGTGAATCtcatctattttttatttttttttttattttaggtaCATTGCCCgctatgaatattaaaacaccTACTCGTATTTAGTACATATTAAATGCCCGCTGCTTTTACtttctagttattttattatgaatatatcatTTCTCTCATTTGCATCACACacatgtattttataacgaaCAGTAATAATTAAGATgagatttattagaattttgcAGCGAATATAACGAGTAAGTGTCTTATTGCCGATGagtgttaataattttttattagactgcggatttttatgcaaaaaaaaaaagtggaacCTCTGCAAAAAAGTGTTTTATATGCTAAGTATTATAGACAatactatactttggatatgccatatattttttcatattgtgTGCATTCTGTGCCATTTTGcgctttgaaatttcctataaatgcataaaaatctgtaattataataaagaattttaagatcataagatataacgtagaaaaacatctattgaaaaaattcttcgGTAATGATTGAGCAATTACAGATTCCGACGCAGCCATCATCCAACCACCTAGTCATTAGAAACGAGTTTCGCGATTTTCCATTCCATAAAGCGAAAGTGTGTGCAAACATCTCGCGTATCAATAGAACCAAACGACGAGAAAACTCAACAGGACCAAAATAAGACAAAATCGTCAACGTTACATTCTCCCAAGAAGAACTTTCACTTTATCTTCATGGCTGGCTACTAACGTCAATTTCGATTCTCTCTTAAGGCAAAACTTTCTTATCATTGAtagatcgaacgatcgactgATCGATGAAACGTATCCTGAATGAAAGTGCAAAGCACGTTATTTTGATGATTATTGCGGATGGTTTGTACGACTGTGCAGATATTCTCGAGGACCAAAACGCTAATCTCGATGGCAGAACGAGGAGGTGGCTGAGAACTGAGCGTGACTGGTAATGGAACACTTTCCTCTCGACGACGCCGGCGAGAGTGAACTCGCCCGAGGATCGAGGTCAGGTCAAGGCCCTCACGAAGCGAGGCTTCGAGCTTCTCgtgcttctctctttctttctcgtgctttcttctttatcgTGCAACCCTGTGAATACAGAAAATGTCGATTCCTACGTTATAGGAAATACGGTTCCTTGTGTTTAAATCATGTCTAAACCTCTACAATAGAATGTCCCATTGAAACGATCAGTCACTTGATTCTAgagaaataaagtttcaaGTTGGATGAATTTAGTTCGTAAAGAGGTTTCAACGTGTACGATTATTGGTTGACGAATTATATTATGTGTTCGTTGACAATTTTGTTAACTGTTCGCTTTTGTACGGAGTAAATCTATCGTGATAACGCAGCTTCTTGATTACTTTGGAACTCCAAACAGACGATCTTCGAGCTTAAATTCGGTCTATGAATGAAACTACTccggagaagaaaaagtagtACACGACGGAGAATCGGAGACGCGTCTGGCACGAATGAATGAACGCGATTTACGTATATCTGATCCGTGAACTCTGATTCGCGCATTTTGTGCCCACTTGCCATTAGccgaaaaaagaaagctttccatatacatatgtgCACCTACGTGAATGAGTTctcattcttctctttctacATTCTTGCTTCTGTAATTTATAGCATCATCATCCTATACAATCATGAAATACATAATGGAGAGGAAAACAACTTCAATTGTTACCGATATTTGTTCCACTTTCCATCCCATTTTTAACGAATCATAATCCTACGATTAACTACTGTGATCTATTCTTCTGCAGTCTCATATTAACCCCCAAATATAATACGAACGcaataaagaagagaaagaactCAAATGGTAACGCACATTCGTTCTACTTTCAGTACTACTTCTAGCCGATCATAACTCTAATTCTAAATACAcaatgaagataaaaaagcTCGAACCATAACCCATATTCAGCACAAATAACtcaataaattctaataatatcaTACTAATAACCAATTAATACCATATCAATGATTCTAATTCAATCTTCTACATTACATTCCTACTAGGCTATTAGCCTCCCACGTTCGAatagaatgaaagaaagaagaaatattgtatTCGTTCCATTTTTGATACTACTTCGAACAgatcataattttcatattacgcATCAAACACAAGAACCTAATCCATTCTACTCCAGCAATCTTCCCATTAATGAAATCTCGTGCAACACGTGGAACAGACAGAAAGTCGGTGCGGAAAAAGGAGGTAAATGATTCGTGGACTCTCGGGACGACTTTCGGAAGTGTCGAAAAGGGCCGAGGCATCTTCAGAACGGGACCACCTGACCCAAGATGTGTTTGAGGATCGATGAACCTCACATCGTCAAGAAGGTAGAGGGAGAGGATCGATCGACCGATGGGTAGGAGGGGATTGTGCCAACGCATgctgagagaaagagagacacaGCCTTTTCTTCGGAACGATAGAGAGTGTTAGACTCACGTTGAAAAGGCTCGGCGCGGATGCTGACTGGCCTGGTCGGCCTGCTCGGCCTGGTTTACTTCTCGATCGTGTGTCTGGCTCGACCGCGCGTGTGTGTGCTAGTACGCGAAGCTTCCAGGTCCGAGGCAAGTGCGTAAGGTGCTCGCGCGTTTCCAGTATGTAGGTAACGCGTCTCTACTCTCTTCGTCTCGTCTCTGGCTTGATCGCGACgcaaaagaggaagaaggcgGAAGTAGGGGACGTTCTCGTGCCCTGTATCGAGCGACGCGAAAAACACGATATCGAATCTTCTGGTCGTGTTGCAGTTCGTTTCATTCAGCGTTACTTTCGATGAGCCTTGGAATTCGCGAACTGTAGAATCTCATACAGGTCTATTGAAACTTTACTCCGTGGCATAGAATTGCTCGGAGTTCCTTCTTCGATTTATGTTGCCACTTTATTGATGTTATTGTTCGATTAATTGAATTGGGAAATTGTTTGGGAATACGGGTGTACGAGCAAGATAAAGAACGAGTTCGCCGATGGTACAAAGAAGTTAAtcttaatatatttccatatctataaatatacatgGCTGCCTGGCAGCTCCGCGTAGAACAATAAATACTGTGAATGAGACGATCAAATGGTCGATAGCGATGATCATTTAGTATATACGAAGAGGAGAAACATGATAAAGTGAGAAAGAGGCGATAAAGAGGGAGAGGAAGAATGAAGCGGAACGAATTGAAAGAAGGAGTCGTAGAAAATGGGAAGATGAGAAAGGTGAACGGTCGAAGAGGAAAGCGACATCCGACAAACATCACACGGATGCCTCGTGAAAGCGAAGTCTAACGAGATTGAAAATACGTCTCGCTGTTGTCCCTTTGTTTTGCTAAGTAGACGATGGCTTGTAGGCGGAATAGGCGAGATCGTGACTCGATCTCGCCCATCCGCTGGATCCGTGGCCTCCGGCAACTTGAACGACTTCATGGCCATGATCCCCGCCTCCTGACACTAGTTTCTTCAAACCGATGATGGAAGCCAATACCAGAGCCAGCTTGCTAACGATCAAAGCCTTGCCAGCTAAAAGAGCTAACGCTCCTAAGGCCAATGGTACCAAAGTTCCACCAATCAACAGAGGAATAGCTAGCAGACCGCccatattcttcttctttttgcggcctgcaaagaaaaataatcgaaatttaattaaacgaattccATGGTTTATATTAGATCgctggaaaattaattttgtatgaaaaaaaatgtttgttgtATGAAAGACTGCAGAGGGAAAAAGAGTGGGCCGTACGGTCTACTGGACCGGGAAATCAGAACtggaaactttcttttttcggaTGAATGCTCTAACGAGTTGACACGATAAGACCAGTTCTAACGTTGTATATCGACAATTGTATAAATTCTCACCTTCTTCCACCAAACTCCGTTGAAGTTCCTCTACATTGGGCAGCTTCAACTTCAACGTATGgctttggaaaaatttcatcacCTTGTCGAAGATCATGGTATTCAACGCATTTTCTTTGTCGTCTAAAGCCCTAGGTAGCCCGGCCTCAATCTCCTGAAGAGATTTCGGTGGTTCCTCCGCGTTAGAGATAGGCTCGTCCTGAACGAAGGTAACACCGTCGGCAACGTTCAACTGAGTGCTCCTAGACACCCTGTCTACGGCCGACAGCAACCTCACTTTCAAACAAGAACTGATATCCTCGTCCGCGCATTCCTTGTAAATCTGGTACATCTGTCGAAGATCTCCAAACACGTTGCTGTTTCCGCTAGACCTTGCTGTCTCTTCGTTGATGGAATTGGTCGTGGGATTGGTCTCGGCTGATCTAGCCGAAGCCATGGCCAGTAAAAAGGCCACGTACACGGAACAGTATGCAAAATCTctcattttgtacaatttaaagAACCTGGAAACAAAAAAAGTTTCTATATGTTCCAGAGAAAGATCTTTCGATTGGTAGTCCTAAACCCTCGCACACACTAAGAGGGAAATTTAGCAAGGAAATGTGCGAGAGTAGAAACTAACAGAACCTACTTCTGTGGACTTCTGCGCGGTATTTTGGGAACAAGCGTCGAAGCTTGTTAGCCACCGGTACTCGAGTTGTTTGACACTTTGGGCCGCGAGATGCGTGCTTACACAGAGCACTGTAACTGGACTGTCCGTAGCGGAAGCCCTGCCCTAGCTCTATATATCTGGTCAGGTGTACCTCCGTGGCCGGTGATATTCTCCCCACCGTGGCGGTGCGGCGCGTACGAATACCGCCATTGTGGGAGAATTTTCATTGCCAAGGATCATTTGAGAGCGGAGACCGCGTCTCGCTAACCACCTGGGGTCCACCACAGGTAGAGAGCAGAGTTGCTCTCCAGATCAGCTCGGAATTCGCATCCCTCCTCTCCTACCGTCCCAGCCCCACCAACTCGCCATCGATAAAACCGACGATTCCGGCGAATCGTTTCGCTACTCTCGACCGGATCGTCGTCCTCGCCCTTGTCGTTCGACTTCTTCCGCTCGACCGGTCTGACCAGATCAGACATCAGCGTTTCTGATCGGAAGTTCGTGGCAACCAGGTGTGTACGTGTCTTCTACACGAATGTCCTTCTGCTGTGATTTTCCCTCGTGTTATCGTCGTGTCTCGATAAGCCTGAAATCGAAAGCATCGCGGGAGAGATGGTGGTTGATCGACCTGATCCGCTGGAAGTATCGGATTAACCAGATCATGATACGCTCGTATGTTGTAATCACGAATAGCTaggttctttctttctctttctttttattctataataaaacGGAGGTATAATGACGCgcgtaatatatatttcgagACAATACAATCAACATTTATGACACgaacaaaaatagaaacgaaactGTGTTAATTAAAGATAACCGTTAGTCATTGCCAGCGTTTCAGCCGTCCTGGTTAGCGTTTGCAGCGGCTGTTTTCCCTCTTATCCTGTGGTACCACGCATCCTTGCCATCTTCGTCCTGGCTGATGGCGACCGGACTGGTTAACTGGGCCACACCAAGTGAAAACGCGTTACATGTGGTAAACACGCGTAGGCCACGGACCCTCGGAGGGGGTATCCTTCTCTTAATGTTCTGGTTTATGAGCGCAGTGAAGCATCGGAAAGCAGCGAGCCAGCAATGAAATTTCGGTGGGGAACTGGCCCTGATCCGCCtcgatttcttttctcgttcttctcCCACGCTTGGCTGCCGTTTTGATTCGATGAGTCGGTCGATGATTTGACGATCGTTTCAATGACTCgacgaattttataattcgaaTGCTAATGAATTTTCGCGAATCTAAAGAGATCACTGATAGagaagaaacaaacgaaaaaatcTCCGGTCAACAGAACTTAGTAtgataaattagtaaaattagtATATTATGTCTCGTCACAAGTTCCTCGGTCGTGTTCGCGTCACGTACGTAAAAATGATGTGAGAAATGGCGAAAGCGAAATGTCGCGAGCGCCACCTTGACATCGGCAGGAACCATGATTTCCGGTTCGACGAGCTAAAAGCGTGTACACCGGCGACCCCATGATTTTCTGCATCGCCATGTTTATTGATGAAACCCCGTGTCACGCGTCACTTGCTCGCCAATGAGACCGTCGTGTTCACTCGCATTTGGCTTTGCTCCGATCAGTGAACACGAGCATGCACACACAATCCACGTATGTCAATTTGCCTCTCATTATACGGTCGGTATGCAGGTTACCGGTTGGAAGTTCGCGGTGCATCCGGTTTCACTGTACCATGAGTAATCTATGCAGTAGTAATGAGGGTGCTTGGCGAAAAACAGGTAAGCTTTACGAGCCATTAAACGACCGCTGGACGGAGCTAGGTCAGTAGCGACACGGTCGAGCGAACGCTCGCCATTATTTACTACAGAATGCCGTAAAATTGACATCGCAATGTGCCTGGATGTTACTAGACAGATGGAATGTCTCGTCGATCGATGGTGTCAGAATAAGACGAATTACTACGGGGAAATTTCCGAACTtgtcctttttccttttttttctcttttttcaaaaaaaaaaaaaaaaaaaacaaatataattcgGTTGCATGAAAGTACTTTCTACTGGTTCATCCGAAATCCTCTATAGCGGTCGTACTTGCTAGCAGCTCATTAAGTCGTATCTGGCTCGAGTATCAATGGATGCACCGACGCGTTCCTATACTACTTTCACTCGTTTTCGTAAATATCAAACTCGCGAGAGTCCTGTCACGTGACATATGTTGCACGTAGAAGATTTCTTGCCTTGAAGATCGTTGGATCCGCGCAAGATTCCTCCAAGTGTAAGAACAAGGcataaataaaagagaatagaCGGACGTAACCGCAAACGTTCCTGAAGAGGGTTTTGCGTTCTCCGCATTCTCACACTCACGTATGTTGCGTTTTCCTTTGGACAAGACGCAGCGCGCCGTTCGCCATCTCTTTATTATAAAGAACAAATGCAGGCAATAACAAATAGCACACGTCgaatgaacaaaattaaataaatactaaatcATATTAGGCGCaatgaataaataacaaaGGCTCGAGTTACGCTATACATGGAACGAGTATCTCGTGGAGGCACTGGTTCGTCgtagaaacagaagagaattAGATTCTAAGGAATTGCTAGGGAATTAATTTCTAGGGAAGAATAGGAGAACAGGACAGaacgtatgaaatattcagGTAGCGATGAGGataggaataataaatatacataaaacagAGAGCGGTAGAGtcacgaagaaaggaaacaaaggaaagaatagAGGAAACGAAAGGGAGGAGATGTTGAGAGGacgaggaaaagaggaaaatgagGAACGTCGAAGACCGAACATTTTTTACGAGATTCTTCATGCTTGTGATTGAGGTTGATGAGCGCGATAAGCCAACTCGTGAGCATCTTGAGGTAAACTCCTGGCCCAGCCGTGGCCACTGCTTCCGGAATAACCACCGCCATAATCAGCGCCACCGCCACCGTAACCACCACCATGGCCGTCATCGTGGCTGACAATGTGGCTACTGCTGTGATGAGGATGCGACACAACTTCGTATGTCACGTGCTTTCCTCCGCTAGAGCTGAGCAGCTTTTTCAACCCAATGATGGCGGAAATTACAAGGGCGATTTTGCCGACCAGAAGAGCTTTACCAGCAATGGCGGCGATC
Encoded here:
- the LOC122576061 gene encoding uncharacterized protein LOC122576061; this translates as MRDFAYCSVYVAFLLAMASARSAETNPTTNSINEETARSSGNSNVFGDLRQMYQIYKECADEDISSCLKVRLLSAVDRVSRSTQLNVADGVTFVQDEPISNAEEPPKSLQEIEAGLPRALDDKENALNTMIFDKVMKFFQSHTLKLKLPNVEELQRSLVEEGRKKKKNMGGLLAIPLLIGGTLVPLALGALALLAGKALIVSKLALVLASIIGLKKLVSGGGDHGHEVVQVAGGHGSSGWARSSHDLAYSAYKPSST